In the genome of Paraburkholderia azotifigens, the window CGTCGGCGTCGACATCCCCGACACGAGCTTTTGATAAAGCAGGCCTTCGACCACATCGTGATCCGCGACCACGAAGCCCACGCGCAAGCCCGCGCCAATGGTCTTCGAAAAGCTGCCCACATAGATGACGTTCTTCAACTGATCCATCGATGCGAGCGTGAAGTGCGCGCCTTGCACGAGGTCGGCCGAGACATCGTCCTCGACGATCAGGCAGCCGTGGCGTTCGGCGATTTTCAGCACCTTGTAGGCGGCCGCGGAACTGTAACTGGCTCCCGTCGGATTGTGCAGCCGGCTGTTCGTGAAGTAGAGCTTCGGGCGATGCGTCTCGAGCGTGGCTTCCAGCACGGCCACATCCGGGCCCGTGGGCTTCATCGGAATGCCGATGGTTTCGACATCGCGCATGCGCAGCGCCACCAGAAGATCGCTATAGCAAGGCTCGTCCACCATGACGATATCGCCGGGCTGCGTGAACTGGCGAATCACGAGATCGAGTGCCTGATTCGCACCCAGCGTGGTCATGACCCCGCCGACATCGGTTTCGATTTCGTATTCCGCGAGTTGACGCACGATCTGTTCGCGCAGCCGGTCGAAGCCCCGCGCATGCCCATAGCCCAGAAGATGCTCAGGGTGCGCCGCAAGCTGCCTGAGCGAGCGCGCGATGCCTTCGCTATCGAACCATGTTTCCGGAAGCCAGCCCGCGCCCGCATGAATGGCCCCTTCGCTCGCAACGAGGAAATTTCGCACGAGCCATCCGTTCGTGACCTTTTCGTCGAGCTTTTCCGCCGCCTGCGCGGGCGCACCCAGGCGTCGCTCCGATACATAGAAGCCCGAGCCGCGACGCGCCACCAGCACACCTTGCGCGACGAGCCGGTCATACGCCTCCACCACGGTGAAGGTCGACACGCCATGCGCGAGCGCGAACGCACGAATGCTCGGCACGCGCGCGCCGGGCCGCCAGCGCTTCTCGTCGACCTCGACGATGATGCCCGCCACGATCTGCATGGTGAGGGACATCCCGGAACCGGGATCCAGCGAAAGAACGGGCTTCATACGGGGACTCGAAACTTAGGCACATGTGTGTAGGTCACGGAGCCTGTACAGCGATCCGCCAGCTTGCCCAAGTGTACATGTATCTGTGCAGGGTGATTGCCTAAATTGCACTTACCTTATGGCCACCCTTCACCGAACCTCGTATGAACAAGATACGTAATTCCGCAGAGATTCTTTCTCATGGCGATGTCGAGTCCCGGCGCATCGTCCTCGATATCGCCGACGGCACGCTCGAACGTCTGGACAGCTATCGACGCATTCAAAGCATCATGCGTCTCGATGGCGACACGTTGCACATCGGCACGCGCTCGTGGGACCTGTCGAAAAAGCGCAACGTGTACCTGATCGGCGCTGGCAAGGCCTGCAATCACATGGCGATGGCGGTCGATCACGTGCTCGGCGATCGGCTGACGTACGGCATCGCCATCGTGAAGATTCACGAGGAATCGGACCGCTTCAACAAGACGGAAGTGTTCGTCGGTGGTCATCCGCTGCCGAACGAGGAAGGGCATCGCGCGTCGCGCAAGATCATCGAACTTGTGGATCAGGCGGGCCCGGACGATCTCTTCATCGCGGTCATCAGCGGCGGCAGTTCGGCGCTGATGTCCTGTCCCATCGACGGCATCTCGTTGCAGGACGAGATCGATACAACCGACGTGCTTTTGAAGTCCGGCGCAGGCATCTACGAGATCAATGCCGTGCGCCGTCATATCTCGGCACTCAACGGCGGCATGCTGGCCAAACGCATTCAGGCGGTCGGCGCGGAACTGATCGGCTTCGGAATCAGCGATGCGGTCGGTTCTCCCGCCACGGGCGATATCGCCGTGCCCTATGCGGCCTACAAGAGCACGCCGATCGGCCCCGACATGACAACGCTCGACGATGCGCGCGCGACGATCGTCAATCGCGATGTGGCGCATCGCTTGCCCAGGAGCGTCGTCGATTACCTGATGAACGCGGGTCCCGAAGGCGAGACGCCGAAGGCATTCCCCGACAACACCTACTTCCTGCTGAACACGCTGCCGGACTCCTGCATCTACGCCAAAGAAGTCTGCAACGAAATGGGCATTCCGGCGATGATCGTGTCGTCGTTCCTCGAAGGCGAAAGCCGCGACGCCGGGACTTTCCTCGCGTCGATCGCGCGCGAAATCCAGACCTACGGCAATCCGATCAAACCGCCCTGCGTGCTTCTGAGCTCGGGCGAAGTGACGACGCTGATTGATGACAACAGCATCATCAAAGGTCATGGCGGCCCTGGCCAGGAGATGACCGTGAGCTTCGCCATCACCGCGGAAAAGACCCAAGGCGCGTGTCTGCTCTCCATCGACAGCGAAGGAACAGACGGCACGGCAAAGGTCGCTGGCGGGATTGCGGACTCCACCAGCTTCAAGGCCGCCGCCGCAAAGGGAATCAGTCTCTATCAGGCCTTGCGCGAGCATAGCTGTTACGAAGCGCTGTCCGCCATCGACTCAGCCATCTTCACGGGCAACACGGGAACCAATCTGTGCGACCTGAACATCCTCTACGTTCCCGCATCGAAGGAGCGCAAGTAATGGAAGACAAGATTGCCTCCGTTCGCGCGCAGCAAATCATCGACTGCAAATGCCGTCCCGCCGTCGAGGTCGAGATTCGAACCGAAAGCGGCGCCGTAGGACGTGGCGCCGCACCCACGGGTACGTCCGTTGGCATGCACGAGTCATTCGTCCTGCGGGACGGCGATCCGTCAACGTATCAAGGGCTCAGCGTGCACAAAGCCGTGGAAAACGCGGTCAAGATCATCGGGCCCGAGTTGATCGGCATGAACGTCTTCGATCAACGCGCCATCGACGAAAAGATGATCGCGCTCGATGGCACGCCAGACAAGCATCGCCTGGGCGGCAACACCATCTATTCGGCTTCCATCGCGGCCTTTCGCGCCGCGGCCGATGCCCGTGCCATTCCGCTCTACGAACACATTGCTGGCCGTGACATCAGGACCGTTCCCGTGCCCTGCTTCAACGTCGTCAACGGTGGTCGCTACGAAGGCTACACGCAGGCGTTCAACGAGTTTCTCATCGTGCCTTACGACACCGACAGCATCGACTTCTCGATCGAGATGGCCGTGACTGTGTTTCAGAAACTCGGCGATGTTCTGACTGCGTATCTCGGGCATAAGCCGCAAGTGGCGAGCTCCTACGGCTATGCCGCGCCGTCCGAAGATCCGGAAATGATCCTGACGCTGATGCAGAAGGCGATCGACGAATGCGGTTATACGAATCGTATTGCGTTCGCTCTCGACTGCGCATCGAGCGAGATGTATGACAAGCAAACCGGGCGCTATCTCCTGAAGGGAGAGCGTGTTTCTTCGGATGAGCTGATCGCCTACGCCAAATATCTGACGGAGCGCTTCAATCTTGTCTTCATCGAGGACCTGCTCGACGAGAACGACTGGAGCGGCTACAGCCAGGCCGTGCGCGAACTCAAGCGCACCATCGTCCTGGGCGACGACCTCACCGTGACAAGCCTCGAGTTGCTGCGCCGCGCGCACGAGACGCGCGCGGTAGACGGTTTCGTGCTCAAACCTAATCAGGTCGGCACGGTTACGGAAGCCATGGATGCGTACCGCTTCGCGCAAGAGCACGGGATGATCGCCGTGCCGTCGGGCCGTTCCGGTGGTGTCGTCGACGACGTCGTGATGGATTTCTCCGTTGGTCTGGAGGTCCCGTTCCAGAAGAACGGTGCGCCGCGCTCGGGCGAACGCATCGAAAAGTTGAACTTCCTCATGCGCGCCAATGCACGTAGTGCCGCATGTCGTCTTTACGACATCTCGCCGCTCCTGCGTTTTTGATTCGAACCGCTGACCACGCGTCAGACCCCACGCCTTCTTCTGAAGAGGAATCTCCATGTATCCCAAGATCGACTTTCTGTACCTGTCCGAACCCGACATGATCGAAGCCGGTGTTCTCGATGCCGCGCGCTGTGTCTCTGTCTGTGAAGAGACCTTCAGCTTGCTGGGCAAAGGCGACTATCTGATGGGCGGCGCCAATCATAACAATCACGGGATGAACATCGTCTTCCCGAAAGAAACGAAGTTCCCCAACATGCCGGTGGCGGGCCCGGACCGCCGATTTGCCGCGATGCCCGGCTATCTCGGCGGCCGATTCGACGTATGCGGCAACAAGTGGTATGGCTCCAATCACGCCAACGCGCAGAAAGGGCTGCCCCGCTCCATTCTCACGATGATGCTCAACGACAAGGACACCGGCGCGCCGCTGTCGCTTATGTCGGCAAATCTTCTCAGTGCCGCGCGCACCGGCGCGGTGCCGGGCGTAGCCGCCAAATACCTCGTGAACAAAGATGCGAAAACGGCGTCGGTCATCGGCTGCGGCCCGATCAACAAGGCATGCTTCACAGCCATCATGACGCAGCTCAAGGGCATCGAAAAGGTCGTGTGCTTTGACGTATTCCTCGACAAGGCGAACGAATTCGCCCGCTGGGTCGAGGCGACGTACGGGGTCGGCGCCATTGGCGTCGACGAAGCCGAGAAAGGCTTCCGCGATGCCGACGTGATCACCATCGCGGCGTCGCGTCTGAAGCCGCTGTATTTCAAGGACGAATGGATCAAGGATGGAGCCGCCATTCTGGTTTCCGGCCCGTTCAATACGGATGAATCGTTCCTGATGAGCTGCAAGATCGTGTTCGATCACACGCCGTTGCAGGAAGCCTATGTCGAGGATGCCATTGCGTCTGGGAACAAGGATGCTTATTACGGGGGCGTGATCGGCGGCCCGTTCTATCGCCTCATCGATGCCGGCAAGCTTCCTTCGCTTGCCGACTCCACCGGTCTTGGCGATGTCGTTAATGGTGTGAAACCCGGCCGCGAAAACGAGAAGGAGCGCGTGATCTTCATCGCTTGCGGCATGGCCGTGTTCGATATCAGCTGGGGGTTCGAACTGTATCGGAACGCCCTCGACAAGGGTATCGGACAGTCGCTCAACCTTTGGGAAAAGCCGGCACTTTGATTCCGCCTTTGCTCGTAAGCCCCGGTTTTGCCGGGGCCAATGAGATTCGCCCCATGACCGATTAGCTCGACCATGGGGCGAAATGCTTTGCGACATCAGGCGCACGACGCATCGTGTGCCTGCGCAATCAAACGCTCAGCTTCGCGAACTCCGACAGATCGAAGCCTTGAGCATAGGGCTGCGTGTCATCGACGTAATGCTCTCCACGACCGGTGATATAGGCGCGCCCTTCGACGCTCGGATACACCGCATCGAGTCCGCTTTCCAGGCGCGTCTTCGATTCCACGCGGCCAATGAAGCGGCTCAGAATCAGACTCTCGTGACGGAACTCTTCACCCTCGCACAACAGACCGCGCGCGAATCGTTGCGCGACTCGCGCGGACGTGCCCGTGCCGCACGGAGATCGGTCGATGATCAGGTTACCCGCGATCACGACTGCGCGTGCATGTGAGTCGCCGGCGACGGCGCGCCCCGTCCACATGCAATGCTTGACGCCACGAATCTGCGGATTGTCCGGATGAATCACGTCGAGCGCCTGGTTCACGCGTTGCTGAACCTCACGTCCCATTTCCAGCAGTTGCTCAGGCGTGAAGTGTTCGCAACCAGAGAAGTTCTCCTGCACCTCGACGATGGGATAGAAGTTGCCGCCGTATGCGATATCGACTTTGAGTTTGCCGAGCTGGGACACTTCGATCTCGACGTCTTTGTGAAGCAGGAAGCTCGGCACATTTGTGAAGCGCACGGATTCGACCTTATCGCCGTTCATCACATACTTCGCTGTCACCTGACCGGCGGGAACGTCGACCACCACCTGACCCGGCGTCTTCGGCTTGACCAGACCCGATTCGAGCGCGAAGGTCACTGACCCGATCGTCGCGTGCCCACACATCGGCAGACAGCCCGACGTCTCGATGAACAGGAGGCTAAAATCGGCACTAGCGCTCAGAGGCGGATAGAAAATGGTTCCAGACATTTGCCCATGTCCGCGCGGCTCCAGCATCAACGCACGGCGGATCCAGTCGTACTTCTCGACGAAATACAGTCGACGGTGATTCATCGTCGCGCCCTGCAACTCCGGCCCACCGCTCACCACCATGCGCACCGGCATGCCTTCGGTATGGCCTTCAACGCATGAAAAGGTATGTTTTGTCATTGACGTTTCCTGGAAAATCAAACACCAACTCGTGAATCCGCAGCTTGAATGCCGATCGACGTTCCTGTCGCAACGTGCCGAAGATTCACCGCTAAAAAAGAACCCGTGCCGAGGCACGGGCAAACACCCCGCTTATTCGAATCTCAAGGTTCGCTACGCGCGCCACGCGGCACCAAATTCCGCAACTCTGGTGGAAAGAGCATGTCGCGGGCAATGGTGTCGTCGCGTCGCAAGAACTCGGCTGCCTGATGCAGCCCGAAAAAATCGAGAAACTGCGGCGATTGCAAGATCAGCATGTCGAACCCGGGCAGCACGACGTTTCCTCGCGACATGGCGGCACGCAAAAGCGGCGTCGGCTGGTTTTTCATGAGGATGTCGCACACGATCGCCGAGCGCTCGATCCGTTCCGGCGCGATCGGAAGCGGATCATCGGCCTTGAGGCCAAGAGGCGTCGCATTGATGACGACCTCGAAGCCGCCGGGATCGTTTGTCTTCTGCGCGGAGCTCGGAATGCCGTAGCGTTCGGCAACCGAGGACGCCACGCTCTGTGCCTTCGCTTCGTCAATATCGTAGATCGCGATGCGAGCCGCCTCGCCCTCCGCAAGCGCCGCTGCAATCGCGCTGGCGGCACCGCCCGCACCAAGCAGCAGCACCGATTTGCCACGATATTGCATCGAGTAACGATCCATCGACTTGGCGAAACCCGTACCGTCGAACAGGTCGCCGTCCAATTGGCCGTCGTCGCCCCTTCGGATCGCGTTCACGGCATTGGCGGTGATCGCCCCATTCGAACGACGGTCGACAATGCCCGCCGCCGCAGTCTTGTGGGGAATCGACAAAACCATGCCACGTGTCGTTTTCGACTTGAATAGCGATCGGATGGTGCTTTCAAGGTTGACCGGTTCGACGTGCAGCGGAACCATCACCGCGTCGAGGTCGCACAACGGAAATACCTTGTTGAAAATCTCGGGCGTTCTGACCTGCTCGATCGGGTCAGCCACCATGAAAAGAACACTCGTCTTTCCCGTAATCATAGTCTGCTTCATTTGCGATCCTGATTCGTCTGCAAAGACATTCGAAGCCTGTTTGCCTGGAGCCCGATTTCCGGGGAAGGAGCCGAAACCATCAGAATCCTTCGCCCCATGTGTCGCTCAACATGAAACCCGCGCTTAGCGGATCATCGGGATCCACGCCGATCTGTTCGATGCCGTAAATCCACGCGCGCCCCTGAATACGCGGCAGGACGGCGGGCCGCCCGCCTACTTCGGTCCGGCCCAGCATTTCGACCTTGAACTCGCTTCCGATGGTCGATTTCGATTTCAGTTGCGAGCCGACGTCGACCTTGCCGCGAGCGGCCAGCGTCGCAAGGTTGGCAGAGCTTCCTGTTCCGCAGGGCGAACGGTCGATCCGTCCCGGGGGCAACGTCGTGCAGGTCTGATACTCGGTGTCCGACAGCCGGTTGCGGAACATGACATACGCAAGCTGGTTGATTTGCGGATACAAGGGATGCTGCAGCGTCACCTGCTCATTGATGACTGCGCGAAGTTTGACGCCGAGATCGGCGAGTCGACGCGCGTTCTGTGGCGCGATCGTGAGGCCGACCTGTTCGACATCGACGAGGGCATAGTAGACGCCGCCAAAGGCGACATCGACTGCGATAGTGCCGAATTCATCCGTCTCGATGGCCAGGTCGAGGTGTTCTACGAAGGCGGGAACCATGTCCAGCGAGACGCCCACGCATCGGCCGTCCTTGCACGTCGCACGCGCGGTCACAAGCCCCGCTGGGGTGTCCAGCACGACCGTCGTTTCCGGTTCCTGCATTTCCACCATGCCCAATTCGAGCAGTGCCGTCACGACGCAAATTGAATTGCTGCCCGACATCGGATGAGCCTTGTCCGACTGCAGAACGATGAAGCCGGCATGGGCTTCGGGGCGCGTCGGGGGCAACAGCAGATTGACCGACATCTGCAAACATCCACGCGGTTCGAACACGACGAGCCTTCGAATGCTGTCGTCGACCTCATTGATGTAATTCATCTTGTCCAGCATGGTCTTGCCGGGAATGTCGACTACACCTCCGGTGATGACCTTGCCGATTTCGCCTTCGCAGTGAACCCCAACCAGTTGCAGACTTTTCTTCCAACGCATGATTTATCTTCCCATTCCACTTGATAGCCTAACTGCCGGAATCCTTGCTGCGCCGCGTATGTTGCTCATCCAAACCGCCGGGCGCTGAAGGGGGTAAGGTCCTGCTTCGGCGTTCGCCCGGAAGCGAGATCGGCAATGAGCCGTCCGGTTGTCGCGCCCAGCGTCAGGCCCAATTGCCCGTGACCGAGCGCGAGCAGCACGTTCGGCAGACGTTTCGATCGGTCGATGATCGGTTTCGTGTCGGGCAGGAACGGCCGATAGCCCACACCGAACTCATGCTTCGCCGTGTTCAGTTCAGGCAGAACCTTCTTTGCCTTGGCTAATATGATTTCCGCGCGTCTGAAATTCGGCTTTGCATTGCGCCCTGCGAACTCGATTGTCCCGCCAATCTGAAGCCCGCGAAGCATGGGCGTGAAGCAGAAACCGCCGTCCGCGTAGATAACGGAGTGCTTGAACTTGACCTCCGGGTTCCGCACCAGAACCTGGTAGCCGGCGACGGCTTCGAGCGGAGCGTTCACAGCGAGCTGCGAGAAGAAGCGTCGGGAACCCGCGCCTGCCGCAAGGACGACGTGTGCCGCCGGCAGGCTTTCGCCGTTATCGAGCGTTACGCCCGTCGCTTGCCCCGCGTCTTCGTTGATACGCGCCGCGGCGCTTCGCACGCGACGACCACCGTTCGTCACAAAGTTCTCCGTCAACGCCTTCAAGAATGCTTCCGTGTCACTGACGAATCGCCATTGCGGAAGCAGAAAACCGTGTGAAAAGCGGCCCTTGAGCGCGGGTTCAAGATCGTCGATCTCCGCGCGTCCAATGATCTGTGTGTCGAAGCCCAACGACTTTCTCAGTTCGATGTGCGGGCGCTCGTGCTCGACGCCTGCCGCGCTGTCGAACACTTCGAGGATCGGGCGTTGGCCGATTAGCGTATCGTCGTCGATGGAATCGAGCAGGTTTGCGTAGTCCGCGAAGACGTCGCTCGTGAGCGAAGCCATGGCGGTCGCGATATCGACAATCTTCGACTGCCGCGCGCAGGACAGGAAACGCAGGAACCACGGCACGATTCCCGGCAACGCACTTGGCCGCAGCGCGAGCGGGCCTTCCTGATCCATTAGCCATCCCGGCACTTTGAGCAGAATGCCCGGCTTCGACAAGGGAATGATCTCGCCGACAGAAATCTGACCGCAACTCCATTTCGCGGTGCTGTCGCCAGGTGCCGCAGGATCGATGAGCGTCACCTTGAAACCACTTCGCTGAAGATACAGGGCACAGCAGGTTCCGACGATGCCGCCGCCGATGACCACCGCCTGCTGCGGCACCGCAGCGGCCGTTTGCGGAGTGAAATATTGCTCGCGAGGTACCGAATTCATTTTGGTTGTCGTCCGTGCTTCAGGTAGAACTGATGTTCGTATGGCATCAATACGCGAAACGCCGCAGGAATCGCGATTCCACGACCCCGACGAGCCGGGTCAAAGGAAAAGCGACGACGAAGTAGATGATTCCAACGGTAGTCAGAAATTCGAGCGGGCGAGCTGTCGCATTGGAAGCGCTTTGCCCAACGTACATCAGGTCCGCGACGCCCACCGACGAGATCAACGCGCTCTCCTTGAACAGACTGATGATGTTCGACAGAAGCGGGGGAATGGCACGCAACAATGCCTGCGGAAAGATCACATGCAGGATTTTCGTCTGAGGGGAGAGGCTCAACGCAATGCAGGCATCGTGCTGCTCGCCCGAGATCGACTTAAGCGCGCCGCGAAACGTCTCGCTGGTGATCGCAGTCATGTAGAGCGTCAGGGAGATGATGACCGAAAGATATGGCGGGATCGGCAGGCGAAACACCACGGGAAAGCAGAAAAAGATCCAGAAGAGCTGGATGAGAAGCGGCGTTCCGCGAAAAAGCTCCACATAAAGCCACGTTGGCGCCTTGACCCAGCGAGACGGTGACAGGCGAAGCAGGCTGAGAAAAAAGCCGAGCAAGCTTCCCAACACCGCACAACCACTGGTGAACGCGATCGTAAGGCCCAGGCCCTTCAACAGAACGAGCCAGTACGACGCCACAATGCCGAGATCCAGATTCATTTCAATCTCCTTAGCGCGTTACTGCGGCGTCCTGCCGGCGCTCGATAACATGGACAAGTCGCGATATCGGAAGCGATAGCGCGAAGTAAATCAGCGCGACAATCGAATAGGTTTCCAGCGGCCGATAGGCTTCGGTCGCGAGGCTTTTCGCGACATACATGAGGTCCGCCACTGCGACGATCGCAACCAGCGCGCTTTGCTGGAGCGTGCCGATGCCGTTAGTCATCAGTACCGGCAGCGCGCTGCGCAGTGCTTGAGGCAAGACGACATAGAAGGTTCGTTGCCACGGCTTTAGACCCAATGCGACACACGCATCGAGTTGCTCCTTCGGAACCGCCTGCACGCCTGCACGGTAGGCCTCTGCGTTGAAGGCCGTCAGATTCAACCCGAGCGCGAGCACGCCCATCGCGATGGGATCGATGAAGAAGTCGACCATCATCGGAATGCAATAGAAGAACCAGACGATCTGAAGCAGCGCCGGGGTGCAGCGGAAGAACTCGATGAAAAGCTGTGCCGGCCAGCGCACGAACTGCCAGCGGCTCATGACCACCAGGCAGAGAAAGAAACCCAGCACAAGCCCCATGACGTTGGCAGCCAGAGCCAGTTCTAACGTCACCTTCAGGCCCTGAAGAAGAGCGGCCGCGCTTCCCTGGAGAAAACTGAAATCGAATTGGTAGCCCATGTCCGCTCTCTCAATCCAGATGAAGGACTTTCTCGAGGAACTCGCGCGTACGCGCTTCCTTCGGGCATTTGAACATCTCGGCGGGTGCGCCCTCTTCCACCACCTTGCCGCTCGCGCAAAACACGACTCGCGTCGCGATGTCACGGGCGAAGTGCATGTCGTGGGTCACGATGATCATGGCCATCTTCTGCTCGGCCAGTTGCAGCATCACGTTCTGCACTTCGATCACCATCTCGGGGTCGAGTGCAGAGGTCACTTCATCGAAGAGCATCAGCTTGGGCTCGAGCATCAGCGCGCGCGCAATCGCGACGCGCTGCTTCTGACCGCCCGAAAGCTGGCTGGGATACGCGTGCAGCTTGCTTTCGAGACCGAGTCGCGCGAGGTACTTGCTCGCGCGCTCGGTCGCCTCGGCCTTGCCGAGACCGAGTGTCTTCACCGGCGCCAGGATCAGGTTGCCCAGCACGGAGAGGTGCGGAAAGAGCGTGTAGTGCTGGAACACCATGCCGATCTGCTTTTGCAGCTTCGAATCGATCCGTTTGCCGCCGACATCGGCACCACGAATGTAAGGCTTTCCCTGAAACGTGATCTCGCCGCCCTGGACACCCTCCAGGCCCATCATGACGCGAAGAAGAGAACTCTTTCCGCTGCCGCTGGGGCCAATCACGACCAGTCGGTCGTCGGCGCGCATGTTCAGGCTCATCCGATCCATGACGACCAGGTTTTCGCCATACGACTTGTACACGTTCTTCAACTGTACAAAATCGCCTGACACCGACGACAAAGACGCGATGGTCCGGGAATTGTTCGGGTTCGCCATCGGTTCTGCTTGTGTCTGAGATAACATGATGAGGACTTCCTCCTGCGAAGCGCAACGCGGGCGCTCGGGACTCCAATCAGATATACGAAAGTCCGACCGGCCACTTCCGTCGTCCGAATCCGATGACGGAACCGCGATGAACGCGGTTCCGTCTACTAGCACCGATCACCTGGTGGTGGATATCGTCTCTTTAACCGACGCATCGACCAGTTTGGTCACTGCACCGGATTGCTTCTGCTGCTCGATGAACTGATTGAGAACGGCGACGTCCGCGGGCGGCGTATCCTTGCGAATACCGAAGCAGATACCTTGCTGTGCCAGCAACGGATTCGGCTTGAAAGCGACAGCCCAGTCCGGGTGAGCACGCGTCAGCAGCAGGTTTGTCATGTTGTCATCCGCAAGCAAGTCCGCGCGTTTGGACATCAGAGCAAGGCGCGTTTCGTCGAAGCCCGGCAGACGCATGATCGTCGCCTGCTTCAGGACGGCGGAGATCGCTTTGTCCTGCGCCGTACCGGACATCACCGTGACCGTCGTGCCGGGCTTGTCGATGTCGGCAATCGAATTGATCGACTTCGGCAACTTCGGGTTGTTCTTGTTGTAGGCAAACGTCACGCTGTAGTCGACAACCGGCTCCGAGAAGGAGATGGCCTTTCTGCGCTCGGGCGTGTCATTCAGAGAGAGCGACATGTCCCACTTCTCGGACTGAAGTCCGGCAACGATATTGTCCCAGGTCGTGTCGACATACTCGACCTTCACCTTGAGTACCTTTTCGCCAAACTGGCGGCACAGATCTGGAAAGATGCCGCTGTATGTATCAGTCTTCGGGTCTTTCATCGTGTACGGCGGCGACGTGGCGACACCGCAGCGGAGAACGCCGGCCTTTTTCACGCTCTGCCAGCTACCAGCGTCCTGCGCGTATGCCGTCGAGCTCGTAGCAAGTGCGCCTACAGCAATCGCACAGACCAACGCGCGACCAAGAATCTGAGAAATCCGCAGCATTTTCAACCTCAGCAATTTAGGGGTTAAGTCAATACAGTGATCAGGTCCTGCTGGTTTTTGCCTACTTGAGTTCAAAAATTCCATCGAGCTCGACCGCCACGCCTCGCGGCAACGAAATACAACCGACTGCGGCTCGGGTATGCCTGCCTGCATCGCCCAGCACGGCGACCATGAGATCGGACGCGCCGTTGATGACCTTCGGATGGTCGGTAAAGTCTTCGGCTGCGTTGACGAAGCCGCCAAGCCGGACACAGCCCGCAACGCGACTGAAATCGCCTTCTACCGCGCGATCGACCTGCGCGAGCATGTTGACGGCGCAGAGTCGCGCGGCCGCCTGTCCCTCTTCGAGCGTGACGTTTCGGCCGAGCTTGCCGACGTATTGATCCACGCCGTCGAGCACCGGTACCTGGCCCGACACGTACAGGAGATTCCCCACCTTCTTGACCGGGAGAAAATTCGCTCCCGGCTTCGGCGCGGATTGAGGCAATTCGATGCCCAACTCAGCCAGGCGATCTTTCAGACTTTGATTCATCGGGTTCTCTCCTGATGTCACTTCGCGTTGCGTGCGGCGTCCGAACGCGCCCGGTCGATCCGGTCACCGTCGAACACCACCTTGTGGCGCTGCTCTGCGTATTCGCGCGAGATCTTGCCGTTCGCGAGGTCCGCTTCGATTTTGTCGAGGGTTCGTTTCATCGGATTGCCGTAACCACCGCCGCCGGCCTGCTCGTGGCGGATGATCGCGCCACGATGGAGCGTCCGCGTGAACTTGCTGGGAAGCGGGGACAATCCTTCT includes:
- a CDS encoding PLP-dependent aminotransferase family protein; protein product: MKPVLSLDPGSGMSLTMQIVAGIIVEVDEKRWRPGARVPSIRAFALAHGVSTFTVVEAYDRLVAQGVLVARRGSGFYVSERRLGAPAQAAEKLDEKVTNGWLVRNFLVASEGAIHAGAGWLPETWFDSEGIARSLRQLAAHPEHLLGYGHARGFDRLREQIVRQLAEYEIETDVGGVMTTLGANQALDLVIRQFTQPGDIVMVDEPCYSDLLVALRMRDVETIGIPMKPTGPDVAVLEATLETHRPKLYFTNSRLHNPTGASYSSAAAYKVLKIAERHGCLIVEDDVSADLVQGAHFTLASMDQLKNVIYVGSFSKTIGAGLRVGFVVADHDVVEGLLYQKLVSGMSTPTVTERLVSAVLSEGHYRKQTEQLRDRLGAAQEKTCRRLEASGFEVFCEPRSGMFLWARPSGIDADSSRLAELALQQKILLAPGHLFFAGRMKMSWLRFNVAHCNFDRLFSFLADSVGR
- a CDS encoding glycerate kinase type-2 family protein, which codes for MNKIRNSAEILSHGDVESRRIVLDIADGTLERLDSYRRIQSIMRLDGDTLHIGTRSWDLSKKRNVYLIGAGKACNHMAMAVDHVLGDRLTYGIAIVKIHEESDRFNKTEVFVGGHPLPNEEGHRASRKIIELVDQAGPDDLFIAVISGGSSALMSCPIDGISLQDEIDTTDVLLKSGAGIYEINAVRRHISALNGGMLAKRIQAVGAELIGFGISDAVGSPATGDIAVPYAAYKSTPIGPDMTTLDDARATIVNRDVAHRLPRSVVDYLMNAGPEGETPKAFPDNTYFLLNTLPDSCIYAKEVCNEMGIPAMIVSSFLEGESRDAGTFLASIAREIQTYGNPIKPPCVLLSSGEVTTLIDDNSIIKGHGGPGQEMTVSFAITAEKTQGACLLSIDSEGTDGTAKVAGGIADSTSFKAAAAKGISLYQALREHSCYEALSAIDSAIFTGNTGTNLCDLNILYVPASKERK
- the eno gene encoding phosphopyruvate hydratase gives rise to the protein MEDKIASVRAQQIIDCKCRPAVEVEIRTESGAVGRGAAPTGTSVGMHESFVLRDGDPSTYQGLSVHKAVENAVKIIGPELIGMNVFDQRAIDEKMIALDGTPDKHRLGGNTIYSASIAAFRAAADARAIPLYEHIAGRDIRTVPVPCFNVVNGGRYEGYTQAFNEFLIVPYDTDSIDFSIEMAVTVFQKLGDVLTAYLGHKPQVASSYGYAAPSEDPEMILTLMQKAIDECGYTNRIAFALDCASSEMYDKQTGRYLLKGERVSSDELIAYAKYLTERFNLVFIEDLLDENDWSGYSQAVRELKRTIVLGDDLTVTSLELLRRAHETRAVDGFVLKPNQVGTVTEAMDAYRFAQEHGMIAVPSGRSGGVVDDVVMDFSVGLEVPFQKNGAPRSGERIEKLNFLMRANARSAACRLYDISPLLRF
- a CDS encoding tyramine oxidase subunit B, whose amino-acid sequence is MYPKIDFLYLSEPDMIEAGVLDAARCVSVCEETFSLLGKGDYLMGGANHNNHGMNIVFPKETKFPNMPVAGPDRRFAAMPGYLGGRFDVCGNKWYGSNHANAQKGLPRSILTMMLNDKDTGAPLSLMSANLLSAARTGAVPGVAAKYLVNKDAKTASVIGCGPINKACFTAIMTQLKGIEKVVCFDVFLDKANEFARWVEATYGVGAIGVDEAEKGFRDADVITIAASRLKPLYFKDEWIKDGAAILVSGPFNTDESFLMSCKIVFDHTPLQEAYVEDAIASGNKDAYYGGVIGGPFYRLIDAGKLPSLADSTGLGDVVNGVKPGRENEKERVIFIACGMAVFDISWGFELYRNALDKGIGQSLNLWEKPAL
- a CDS encoding 4-hydroxyproline epimerase: MTKHTFSCVEGHTEGMPVRMVVSGGPELQGATMNHRRLYFVEKYDWIRRALMLEPRGHGQMSGTIFYPPLSASADFSLLFIETSGCLPMCGHATIGSVTFALESGLVKPKTPGQVVVDVPAGQVTAKYVMNGDKVESVRFTNVPSFLLHKDVEIEVSQLGKLKVDIAYGGNFYPIVEVQENFSGCEHFTPEQLLEMGREVQQRVNQALDVIHPDNPQIRGVKHCMWTGRAVAGDSHARAVVIAGNLIIDRSPCGTGTSARVAQRFARGLLCEGEEFRHESLILSRFIGRVESKTRLESGLDAVYPSVEGRAYITGRGEHYVDDTQPYAQGFDLSEFAKLSV